The Pan troglodytes isolate AG18354 chromosome 1, NHGRI_mPanTro3-v2.0_pri, whole genome shotgun sequence genome includes a region encoding these proteins:
- the LOC129143177 gene encoding PRAME family member 10-like: MSLQSPSRLLELAGQSLLRNQFLTIFTLDELPREVFPLMFMEAFSMRRFEALKLMVQAWPFLCLPLGSLMKTPHLETLQAVLRGLDTLVAQKVRPRRWKLQVLDLRDVDENFWTIWSGARVLSCSPEAMSKRQTVEDCPRMGERQPLKVFIDLCLKESTLDECLSYLCGWIHYRRGLVHLCCNKVQDYSMSTSSFCNLLERIYPDSIQELEVWKESSLNKTGKFAPYLSQMSNLRELFLAFGYERELYVSIQWPCIPDLDSPFLCLYYPQMLYIKKISNIKEHLEHLLRYLKNPLGAFIFSDAYLTDRDMECLSQYPSLSQLKELRLIHILMWTTNLEPLGVLLEKVAVTLKTLVLKDCRIQDPQLRVLLPALSHCSQLTTFNFHGNETSMNALKDLLRHTGGLSKLGLELYPAPLESLDYKGHVNWEILTPIRAELMRTLREFRQPKRIFFGPVPCPTCGSWPSEKVDFHLCS; encoded by the exons atGAGCCTCCAGTCCCCATCCAGACTGCTGGAGCTGGCAGGGCAGAGCCTGCTGAGGAACCAGTTCTTGACCATCTTCACCCTGGATGAGCTGCCCAGGGAGGTCTTCCCTCTGATGTTCATGGAGGCCTTCAGCATGAGACGTTTTGAGGCCCTGAAGctgatggtgcaggcctggcccttcctctgcctccctctgggATCCCTGATGAAGACACCTCATCTGGAGACCTTGCAAGCTGTCCTGAGGGGACTTGATACACTGGTGGCCCAGAAGGTTCGCCCCAG GAGGTGGAAACTTCAAGTGCTGGATTTGCGGGATGTTGATGAGAATTTCTGGACCATATGGTCTGGAGCCAGGGTCCTCTCCTGCTCCCCAGAGGCCATGAGTAAGAGGCAGACAGTGGAGGACTGTCCAAGGATGGGAGAGCGCCAGCCCTTGAAGGTGTTCATAGACCTCTGCCTAAAGGAAAGTACACTGGATGAATGCCTGAGCTACCTTTGTGGGTGGATCCACTACAGAAGAGGCCTAGTGCACCTGTGCTGTAATAAGGTGCAGGATTACTCAATGTCCACTTCAAGTTTCTGCAATTTATTGGAAAGGATATACCCAGACAGTATCCAGGAGTTGGAAGTCTGGAAAGAGTCCTCTCTGAATAAAACAGGAAAGTTTGCCCCTTACCTGAGCCAGATGAGCAATCTTCGTGAACTCTTTTTAGCCTTCGGTTATGAGCGTGAGTTATACGTGAGCATCCAGTGGCCGTGCATTCCTGACTTGGACTCTCCATTCCTCTGCCTGTACTACCCCCAGAtgctttatataaaaaagatCAGTAATATCAAAGAGCACCTGGAGCACCTGCTCAG GTACCTCAAGAACCCCTTGGGGGCCTTTATATTCAGTGATGCTTACCTAACTGATCGGGACATGGAGTGTCTGTCTCAGTACCCAAGCCTCAGTCAGCTAAAGGAGCTGCGTCTGATTCATATCCTAATGTGGACCACCAATCTTGAGCCCCTTGGCGTTCTGCTGGAGAAAGTTGCTGTTACTCTCAAGACCCTCGTCTTAAAGGACTGTCGGATCCAGGACCCCCAACTCAGGGTCCTCCTGCCTGccctgagccactgttcccagctcaCCACCTTCAACTTTCATGGAAATGAGACCTCCATGAATGCTCTGAAAGACCTGCTGCGTCACACAGGTGGGCTGAGCAAGTTAGGCCTGGAGTTGTATCCTGCCCCTCTGGAGAGTCTTGACTACAAGGGTCATGTCAATTGGGAGATCCTCACCCCAATTCGGGCTGAGCTGATGCGTACACTCAGGGAATTCAGGCAGCCCAAGAGGATCTTCTTTGGTCCCGTCCCTTGCCCTACGTGTGGCTCATGGCCATCTGAGAAAGTGGACTTCCATCTTTGCTCCTAG